In a single window of the Nodularia spumigena CCY9414 genome:
- the csm5 gene encoding type III-A CRISPR-associated RAMP protein Csm5 produces MVVASESALKKPDFYESKRIQLTSPLLHIGSSVSKLNPFEYVQIAKKVYLPNQEALAKGLLKKGGSFLNDYIQVIEERQDITRLLKQAFGDEWWNAKDTDENPIFPKDAISQNFTQERITDLRPMIRNGMGYLFIPGSSIKGAIRTAIAYHLLKYPDRYQVPLEYRSSQIEDRLKNSLGELRNKHKQKFADDKLFMDNFFSNYTLNYQGKKLSGSSQNTDFLRCLKVSDSEPIIERKVPSKTGKSIPVNFSVVGEVIVSSRYPDYLAKYKASIYAEMARNVNTEFTLTLDTEMLSWFEHKQGMKLPFKNLNELLQICEDFAQEQWDYEHDYWNTIENNPRASGKNLDFNHIRDLYEPEKCPYTLRLGWGSGMTGTTVGLCFDDEMRAEIRDICGIKAPGFEAPKSRRTVMNSNGEIKFVPGWVKFRAL; encoded by the coding sequence ATGGTTGTTGCGTCTGAATCTGCACTTAAAAAACCTGACTTTTACGAATCAAAACGCATACAGTTAACCAGTCCACTTTTACATATTGGCTCATCTGTATCTAAATTAAATCCTTTTGAATATGTACAGATAGCCAAAAAAGTTTATCTTCCTAATCAAGAAGCCTTAGCTAAAGGATTATTAAAAAAGGGGGGAAGTTTTTTAAACGACTATATTCAAGTAATTGAAGAACGTCAAGACATCACCAGACTTTTAAAACAAGCCTTTGGCGATGAATGGTGGAATGCAAAAGACACAGATGAAAATCCCATTTTTCCCAAAGATGCAATTAGCCAAAACTTCACCCAAGAAAGGATTACAGATTTACGTCCGATGATTCGCAATGGTATGGGATATTTATTTATCCCTGGTTCCTCAATTAAAGGCGCAATCAGAACAGCCATAGCCTATCATTTACTCAAATATCCTGACCGTTATCAAGTACCTCTAGAATATCGCAGCAGTCAAATTGAAGACAGGTTGAAAAATAGTTTAGGAGAATTGAGAAATAAGCATAAACAAAAGTTTGCTGATGACAAGCTATTTATGGATAATTTCTTCTCTAACTATACTCTCAATTATCAAGGTAAAAAATTATCTGGTAGCAGTCAAAATACAGATTTTTTACGCTGTTTAAAAGTCAGCGACTCTGAACCGATAATTGAAAGAAAAGTTCCCAGTAAAACAGGTAAATCAATTCCCGTCAATTTTTCCGTTGTGGGTGAAGTCATAGTTTCCAGCAGATATCCTGATTATTTAGCCAAATATAAAGCCTCTATCTATGCTGAGATGGCGCGGAATGTCAACACAGAATTTACACTCACCTTAGATACAGAAATGCTGTCATGGTTCGAGCATAAACAAGGAATGAAATTACCCTTTAAAAACCTTAATGAATTATTACAAATATGCGAAGATTTTGCTCAAGAACAATGGGACTATGAGCATGATTATTGGAACACAATAGAAAATAACCCTAGAGCATCTGGTAAAAATTTAGATTTTAATCATATCCGCGATTTATACGAACCAGAAAAATGTCCCTATACACTCAGGCTAGGTTGGGGTAGTGGAATGACAGGAACCACAGTTGGGTTATGTTTTGACGACGAAATGAGGGCAGAAATCCGCGATATTTGCGGTATTAAAGCACCTGGTTTTGAAGCCCCAAAATCTCGGCGAACAGTGATGAATAGCAATGGCGAAATTAAATTTGTTCCTGGATGGGTGAAATTCAGAGCTTTATAA
- the cas6 gene encoding CRISPR system precrRNA processing endoribonuclease RAMP protein Cas6, translating into MLIHSTWTLSVSTSTVLPRSYGLELVKQLHHQLGLEMGSETIPSVSYSGIIGFASTSRDFITFHSEESYQLSLCGLNEVSAKAISHLNLGDSLEFLGAKFNIINREDEITSYEELYTNLVGNEPEPVRRFDLQFITPTAFAQGGVNLPLPLPTLMFRSWLERWNNFAPIYLGSDDLIAYLGEAIFIKNHKIQTRSYQLNKGFLNGFVGEVTLQVLNRADPLLANVANLLVQYARFSSTGMKTRLGMGQTLINTSRRTS; encoded by the coding sequence ATGCTAATTCACTCTACTTGGACATTAAGTGTATCTACATCCACAGTTTTACCCCGTTCCTATGGGTTGGAACTGGTAAAGCAACTGCATCACCAGCTAGGTTTAGAAATGGGAAGCGAGACTATACCCTCTGTTTCTTACTCAGGAATTATCGGTTTTGCTTCCACTTCCAGAGATTTTATCACCTTCCATTCAGAGGAATCTTATCAACTATCTTTGTGTGGATTGAATGAAGTTTCAGCTAAAGCAATTTCTCATCTAAATCTTGGCGATTCTTTAGAATTTCTCGGTGCAAAGTTCAACATTATCAATCGTGAAGATGAAATCACCAGCTATGAAGAATTATATACAAACTTAGTGGGAAATGAGCCAGAACCAGTTAGGCGTTTTGACTTGCAGTTTATTACGCCTACAGCCTTTGCTCAAGGTGGAGTAAATTTACCTCTACCTTTACCTACATTAATGTTCCGCAGTTGGTTAGAACGCTGGAATAATTTTGCGCCTATTTATTTAGGAAGTGATGATTTAATTGCTTATCTTGGTGAGGCTATTTTTATCAAAAATCACAAAATTCAAACTCGAAGTTATCAATTAAATAAAGGTTTTTTAAATGGTTTTGTTGGCGAGGTAACGTTACAAGTTTTAAACCGGGCTGATCCTTTATTAGCAAATGTGGCTAATTTATTAGTTCAATATGCCCGGTTTTCTAGTACGGGTATGAAAACTCGTTTGGGTATGGGTCAGACATTAATAAATACATCAAGGAGAACATCATGA
- the csx2 gene encoding TIGR02221 family CRISPR-associated protein gives MKTIITFLGIQAKKTTYSFEGENYDGEVFAEAIHQFCNYDSMLVCVTSEAKKRTFPILEKLGDERIQAVEIPNGETTEKMWETFKTITEKVHENDHVIFDITHGLRSLPFLVFLFAAYLKAAKNVTIEAIYYGAWELGSSNNGIAPVIDLSEFVSMIDWLTATERFVEIGDGQALANLLKTAIPSGDELRNNPASRPLRSNLEKTAKIIENISLALNVTRPIETMESATKLEEILKQAAASFAERAKPFSLLSERVVKEYGQFALEDPTDQAALAENLWLQLQMIEWYIQRDRIVQAVTLAREWLISVLVLRFDESMFDNHNSRKYVEYAINNAVEKAKPSPRPITPSRCDDKFAALPQADELVKVWSQMTLLRNDIAHVGMNLNPQPAFKLKEKAVSLYPLLQKLGQELLPERTVIE, from the coding sequence ATGAAAACAATTATTACATTTCTAGGAATTCAAGCAAAGAAAACTACATATAGTTTTGAAGGTGAGAATTATGATGGAGAAGTATTTGCAGAAGCTATACATCAGTTTTGTAATTATGACTCTATGCTAGTTTGTGTCACCAGTGAAGCTAAAAAAAGGACTTTTCCTATTTTAGAAAAACTAGGAGATGAGCGCATACAAGCAGTTGAAATTCCTAACGGTGAAACCACTGAAAAAATGTGGGAAACATTTAAAACCATTACTGAAAAAGTTCATGAAAATGATCATGTAATATTTGACATTACTCATGGTTTACGTTCTTTACCATTTCTGGTGTTTTTATTTGCGGCATATCTAAAAGCAGCTAAAAATGTCACGATTGAGGCTATTTACTATGGCGCATGGGAATTAGGGTCTTCTAATAATGGCATAGCTCCAGTTATTGATTTATCTGAATTTGTATCTATGATTGATTGGCTGACAGCGACAGAACGTTTTGTAGAAATAGGAGATGGACAAGCACTAGCAAATTTACTAAAAACTGCTATTCCATCAGGTGATGAATTACGTAATAATCCAGCCAGTAGACCATTAAGAAGTAATTTAGAAAAAACAGCTAAAATTATTGAAAATATTTCCTTAGCGTTGAATGTGACTCGACCAATTGAAACAATGGAATCAGCTACTAAGTTAGAGGAAATCTTAAAACAAGCAGCAGCAAGTTTTGCTGAACGTGCTAAACCCTTTTCATTACTTTCAGAAAGGGTTGTTAAAGAGTATGGACAATTTGCTCTAGAAGATCCAACTGATCAAGCAGCATTGGCTGAAAATTTATGGCTACAGTTACAAATGATTGAGTGGTACATTCAGCGAGATAGAATAGTACAGGCCGTAACCTTAGCCCGTGAATGGTTAATTTCTGTATTAGTGCTACGGTTTGATGAATCGATGTTTGATAACCACAACAGTCGAAAATATGTTGAATATGCCATAAATAATGCCGTTGAAAAAGCTAAACCATCACCCCGTCCGATCACTCCTAGTCGTTGTGATGATAAATTTGCAGCTTTACCACAAGCCGATGAACTTGTTAAAGTTTGGAGTCAAATGACTCTACTACGTAATGATATCGCTCATGTAGGTATGAATCTTAATCCTCAGCCTGCATTCAAACTCAAGGAAAAGGCTGTATCACTCTATCCGCTATTACAAAAACTTGGTCAAGAACTATTACCAGAGAGAACAGTTATTGAGTAA
- a CDS encoding Uma2 family endonuclease yields the protein MTITKNRLTFDQFLNYDFPEEGRYELVNGEIMRIQATRKHDNLADFLTRKFDIEVESRNLNYRVSGRIAIRTLTASGKEQGRVPDVSVVDKNLWDANLSAYTAFIEPLQLAVEIVSTNWEDDYIDKLDEYQRLGISEYWIVDYLAIGSRNYLGNPKEPTIFVYTLNEQGIYQSMAYRGTDKIISPTFAELDLTVEQILGA from the coding sequence ATGACTATAACTAAGAACCGACTCACCTTTGATCAATTCCTTAACTACGACTTTCCTGAAGAAGGTCGTTATGAACTGGTAAATGGAGAAATCATGCGGATCCAGGCAACTAGAAAACACGATAACTTAGCAGATTTTCTTACTAGAAAATTTGATATTGAAGTTGAAAGTCGCAATCTCAATTACAGGGTATCGGGAAGAATTGCCATTAGAACTTTAACAGCAAGTGGTAAAGAACAAGGTCGTGTTCCTGATGTTAGCGTAGTAGATAAAAACCTGTGGGATGCTAATTTATCTGCTTACACTGCTTTTATTGAACCATTACAACTAGCTGTAGAAATAGTTTCTACAAATTGGGAAGATGACTATATAGATAAACTCGATGAATATCAACGTTTGGGTATTTCTGAATATTGGATTGTGGATTATTTAGCTATTGGTAGTCGTAATTATTTGGGCAATCCCAAAGAACCAACAATTTTTGTATATACTCTCAATGAACAAGGCATTTACCAATCAATGGCTTATCGAGGTACAGATAAAATTATATCTCCAACTTTCGCCGAATTAGATTTGACAGTTGAACAAATTTTGGGAGCGTAG
- a CDS encoding XRE family transcriptional regulator, with the protein MKTKSFSELRKRMTPEQRAESETRAKLALLHMTLLELQESLELTQNNVKTDLSDVFSTISELENQEDIPISTLSRYIKALGGNLKIIANFPNEEITLAQFE; encoded by the coding sequence ATGAAAACAAAGTCTTTTAGTGAACTACGAAAAAGAATGACACCTGAGCAAAGAGCAGAGAGCGAAACCCGTGCTAAACTTGCTTTACTTCATATGACTCTCCTAGAACTACAAGAGTCCTTGGAATTGACACAGAATAACGTAAAAACCGACCTCAGTGACGTTTTTTCTACTATTTCAGAGTTAGAGAACCAAGAAGACATTCCAATTTCCACTCTTTCCCGTTACATCAAAGCTCTTGGTGGCAACTTAAAAATAATAGCGAATTTTCCAAACGAAGAGATTACTCTGGCTCAATTTGAGTAG
- a CDS encoding type II toxin-antitoxin system RelE/ParE family toxin, translating into MPISKITGKCAMYKQKNSNLLDSKPSALVMATDSTFQSSNSTTFLVIRKSNNMAYEVEYTDEFEQSWLMLDGATQVSIDIAVKLLEEKGPNLPFPRSSDVKGSRHRNMRELRVQHKGEPYRVLYAFDPRRVAILLLLGNKVGNDRWYEQNVPKADKLYDQYIRELTDEGLV; encoded by the coding sequence ATGCCAATTTCAAAAATTACAGGAAAATGCGCCATGTACAAGCAGAAAAATTCTAATTTATTAGACTCAAAGCCTTCAGCATTAGTGATGGCAACTGACTCAACTTTTCAATCATCAAACAGCACGACGTTTTTAGTAATTAGGAAATCTAATAATATGGCTTACGAAGTAGAGTATACAGACGAGTTTGAGCAGTCCTGGCTAATGTTAGATGGAGCAACCCAGGTTTCTATTGATATCGCGGTTAAGCTACTTGAGGAAAAAGGTCCCAATCTTCCCTTTCCCCGTAGTTCTGATGTCAAGGGATCTCGTCACCGAAATATGCGAGAACTGAGGGTTCAACACAAAGGTGAACCGTATAGAGTTCTGTATGCTTTCGATCCCCGTAGAGTAGCAATACTCCTTTTATTAGGCAACAAAGTAGGTAATGACCGTTGGTACGAACAAAATGTACCCAAAGCAGATAAGCTCTATGATCAATATATAAGAGAACTTACAGATGAAGGATTAGTATGA
- a CDS encoding RAMP superfamily CRISPR-associated protein encodes MTKTPPELPPKPYQLVSFPKERPTLQRPVGHHKYLSDRLHGTLYLKLKVQTSLHVSTGLVVMGSDIDSKVSLIKTMVQGVDQKLSIQGSSLKGCIRSVYEAITNSTLGAVTNKYRDKIPQERLPCNNQEKLCPASRVFGALNWQGLLDFNDATCTNMDFSTGFMPSLYAPRPNHQAYVIRGKVAGRKFYYNTNKAIDKGENSGIAVQQAGREYTFVTQLHFKNLLPEELGTLLIALGQDPNYPIALKVGGGKPIGMGTMTVSIDKIAQPQSLKERYSSYQISASDELTGEKLAQFKQRHIQTAYLRLIEEDQLKELAAILRYPSDRQPPTGMY; translated from the coding sequence ATGACAAAAACTCCGCCCGAACTCCCACCAAAACCTTACCAACTCGTCTCATTCCCCAAAGAACGCCCCACCTTACAGCGTCCCGTGGGACATCACAAATATTTGAGCGATCGCCTGCATGGTACTTTATATCTTAAACTCAAAGTGCAGACATCCTTGCACGTCTCCACCGGCTTAGTCGTCATGGGTAGCGACATTGACAGCAAAGTGTCCCTAATCAAAACAATGGTACAGGGAGTTGACCAAAAACTCTCAATTCAAGGAAGTTCCCTCAAAGGCTGTATTCGCTCAGTATACGAAGCCATTACTAATAGTACCTTGGGGGCTGTAACTAATAAATATAGAGATAAAATTCCCCAGGAACGTTTACCTTGTAATAATCAAGAAAAACTTTGTCCAGCTAGTCGCGTATTTGGCGCATTAAATTGGCAAGGATTACTTGATTTTAATGATGCAACCTGTACAAATATGGATTTTTCTACAGGATTTATGCCTTCTTTATACGCTCCTCGTCCTAATCATCAGGCTTATGTTATCAGAGGTAAAGTAGCAGGACGGAAATTCTATTATAACACAAATAAAGCAATTGATAAAGGTGAAAATTCTGGAATTGCCGTACAGCAAGCCGGAAGAGAATACACGTTTGTTACCCAATTACACTTTAAGAATTTATTACCAGAAGAGTTAGGAACTTTGTTAATTGCTTTAGGACAAGACCCCAACTATCCCATAGCTTTAAAAGTTGGTGGTGGTAAACCCATTGGTATGGGAACTATGACTGTGAGTATAGATAAAATTGCCCAACCGCAAAGTTTAAAAGAGCGTTATTCATCTTATCAAATCAGTGCATCTGATGAATTAACGGGGGAAAAGTTAGCACAATTTAAACAGAGACATATTCAAACTGCTTACTTACGGTTAATTGAGGAAGATCAATTAAAAGAACTCGCCGCTATTTTACGTTACCCCAGCGATCGCCAACCGCCAACAGGAATGTATTAA
- a CDS encoding RAMP superfamily CRISPR-associated protein yields the protein MHKRFVNHCTIHLSIIPDGPILIKSGKEGADPTKPDMEFVETYHAGGLSIYLPGSSLKGAIRAHAERIVRTVGKETRTNSNLPWANDPLNDDYKYLKDKSTSDIYKLSSFTDQIFGNTSIASRLRIEDAYPDKSIPLKLEERNGVAIDRVFGSVAVGPFNYQVCTSGEFHTKIHLKNFTLGQLGLIGLVLRDLNDGWFGLGFAKSRGLGTVEVKLTQAVVQYPGCELKDKQIHALGSDKQWNHTYLLGAGEFLAPAEAQLYGFPTKDSQDTPVAAQEMDLGFGVQLTWREGTVHDLFERGVRSWSKLLEVTK from the coding sequence ATGCACAAAAGATTTGTCAACCACTGCACCATTCATTTAAGCATCATACCCGATGGACCAATTCTGATCAAATCAGGTAAAGAAGGAGCCGATCCCACAAAGCCAGATATGGAATTTGTCGAAACCTATCACGCTGGGGGACTTTCTATATATTTACCCGGAAGCAGTTTAAAAGGTGCAATTCGCGCCCATGCAGAACGTATAGTAAGAACTGTGGGTAAAGAAACCAGAACTAACTCAAATTTACCTTGGGCTAATGACCCATTAAATGATGACTATAAATATCTCAAAGATAAATCAACCAGCGATATTTATAAACTTTCTTCCTTCACAGACCAAATATTTGGTAATACTTCTATCGCCAGCAGACTGAGAATAGAAGATGCTTATCCTGATAAATCTATACCATTAAAACTTGAAGAAAGAAACGGCGTAGCCATTGATAGAGTATTTGGTTCTGTAGCAGTTGGTCCCTTTAATTATCAAGTCTGCACATCTGGAGAATTTCACACCAAAATACATTTAAAAAACTTCACATTGGGACAGTTGGGTTTAATTGGCTTAGTATTGCGTGACTTAAATGATGGTTGGTTTGGTTTAGGTTTCGCTAAATCTCGCGGTTTGGGTACTGTAGAAGTGAAATTAACTCAAGCTGTAGTGCAGTATCCCGGTTGTGAATTAAAAGATAAACAAATTCATGCTTTAGGTAGTGATAAACAATGGAATCACACTTACCTTTTAGGCGCTGGAGAATTTTTAGCACCAGCAGAAGCACAGTTATATGGTTTCCCCACAAAAGACAGTCAAGATACACCTGTTGCAGCCCAAGAAATGGATTTAGGTTTTGGCGTACAACTAACTTGGCGAGAGGGAACTGTTCATGATTTATTTGAACGTGGTGTTAGGTCTTGGAGTAAACTATTAGAGGTAACTAAATGA
- the csx7 gene encoding type III CRISPR-associated RAMP protein Csx7, with amino-acid sequence MFDTFKNRLEITGKLTTVTALRISAGRSTEPIGSDLPVMKDALGKPLIPGSSFKGALRSRLESFLRGIVGNDRKLVANPAIEAEWSITSKEMNKLKESCNDDETLTQEILNHTDLVSHLFGSPWIASKFQVRDLTVLPETWFGQYQERDGVAIDRDTETAADGKLYDFQVVPAGTQFEFKAVVENAAEWELGLLMIGLHQFETEQIPLGGGRSRGLGVVKLDIKEMLWFDYPADQPELLLDYLKKMVMGDKSAYEDAREFKDHWVQKLIDHLKSKVPNNNSEVKR; translated from the coding sequence ATGTTTGACACATTTAAAAACCGCCTAGAAATCACAGGTAAACTCACCACAGTTACAGCCTTACGCATCAGCGCCGGACGTTCCACAGAACCCATCGGCTCAGATTTACCAGTGATGAAAGATGCTTTAGGTAAACCATTAATCCCCGGTTCTAGCTTCAAAGGTGCATTAAGATCCCGTCTTGAAAGCTTCCTCCGGGGTATTGTAGGTAATGATCGCAAATTAGTAGCTAATCCTGCAATTGAGGCGGAATGGTCAATTACCTCCAAGGAGATGAATAAATTAAAAGAAAGTTGCAATGATGACGAGACTTTAACTCAGGAAATTCTCAACCATACAGATTTAGTATCTCACCTGTTTGGTTCTCCCTGGATAGCTAGTAAATTTCAAGTGCGGGACTTAACCGTGTTACCTGAAACTTGGTTTGGACAATACCAAGAAAGAGACGGTGTGGCCATAGACAGAGACACCGAAACCGCCGCAGATGGAAAACTCTATGACTTCCAAGTAGTTCCTGCTGGGACACAGTTTGAATTTAAAGCCGTAGTGGAAAACGCCGCAGAATGGGAACTCGGACTTTTGATGATTGGGTTACACCAATTTGAGACAGAACAGATTCCTTTGGGTGGAGGGCGATCGCGTGGCTTAGGTGTTGTTAAACTAGATATTAAAGAAATGCTTTGGTTTGATTATCCCGCAGATCAACCAGAGTTATTACTAGATTATCTCAAAAAAATGGTCATGGGAGACAAAAGTGCCTACGAAGATGCAAGGGAATTTAAAGACCATTGGGTACAAAAATTAATTGATCATCTCAAAAGCAAAGTACCTAACAATAATTCTGAAGTCAAGAGGTAA
- the csx10 gene encoding type III-D CRISPR-associated RAMP protein Csx10 — translation MQRIKLTITALSPLAIATRKPGSVSEAEDYIPGSVIRGALASQILQLSGIEEQDLTTDGGDFQALFLGEESAIFHNAYPAVAKSENISSVVTDNVMVLPATAVSSKTNSGFKPKGNGVFDTLIDRFCADAYNYPFDPSDPKSLEDDTDARVEPFAGFYSCKKGEYRSHSVSKRFLTRVGINRQRATSQDDILYSIEVLNESFVENPKEKNWQPVVYRSEILVEDAELAKSLVNFLNQNSRSLRLGGATSRGLGKVEITAEIEDAVTDVDGRIEAFNDILKSRWQFWSVFGKPEKNLLENRTYFTLDLQSDTILSEKWQRTTVISPSMLCEFVGLEDEFAQLPNDAAKDDFLKLEVAYSSYNYRSGWNSAWGLMKDIELVTTRGAVYLFSTNKRDIWTDKLKELELKGVGDRTCEGFGQVQICNEFHNIFRENAK, via the coding sequence ATGCAGCGAATTAAATTAACGATAACAGCTTTATCTCCTTTGGCGATCGCCACTAGAAAACCCGGTTCTGTCAGTGAAGCGGAAGATTATATTCCAGGTTCTGTAATTCGTGGTGCATTAGCATCTCAAATATTACAACTATCTGGCATTGAAGAACAAGATTTAACCACAGATGGCGGTGATTTTCAAGCATTATTTCTGGGTGAGGAATCCGCAATTTTTCATAATGCTTATCCAGCAGTAGCTAAATCTGAAAATATTTCTAGCGTTGTGACTGATAATGTTATGGTTTTACCAGCCACAGCAGTCAGTTCCAAAACAAATTCAGGCTTTAAACCCAAAGGTAACGGAGTTTTTGACACTTTAATTGACCGTTTTTGTGCAGACGCATATAACTATCCCTTTGATCCGAGTGATCCAAAATCGTTAGAAGATGACACAGATGCAAGAGTGGAACCTTTCGCAGGTTTCTATAGTTGTAAAAAGGGTGAATATCGCAGTCATTCTGTTAGTAAACGGTTTTTAACCAGAGTAGGAATTAACCGTCAACGCGCCACCTCACAGGATGATATCCTTTACAGCATTGAAGTTTTAAATGAGTCATTTGTTGAAAATCCGAAAGAGAAAAATTGGCAACCTGTAGTTTATCGCAGTGAAATTTTAGTTGAGGATGCCGAATTAGCCAAATCTTTGGTAAATTTTCTCAATCAAAATTCTCGTAGTTTGCGTTTAGGTGGTGCAACTTCTAGAGGTTTAGGGAAAGTGGAAATCACCGCCGAAATTGAAGATGCTGTAACAGATGTTGACGGTAGAATTGAGGCATTTAATGATATACTTAAATCACGTTGGCAATTTTGGTCAGTGTTTGGAAAACCAGAGAAAAACCTCTTAGAAAACCGTACCTATTTTACTCTAGACCTGCAATCTGATACAATTCTTTCGGAAAAATGGCAACGAACCACAGTAATTTCACCATCAATGTTATGTGAATTTGTCGGTTTAGAAGATGAATTTGCACAACTCCCAAATGACGCAGCCAAAGACGATTTCCTCAAATTAGAAGTAGCCTATAGCAGTTACAACTATCGTTCTGGCTGGAACTCAGCTTGGGGATTGATGAAAGATATAGAATTAGTTACTACCAGAGGTGCTGTATATTTATTTAGTACGAATAAACGAGATATCTGGACTGATAAATTAAAGGAATTGGAACTTAAAGGAGTAGGCGATCGCACCTGCGAAGGTTTTGGACAAGTCCAGATTTGTAATGAGTTTCATAACATCTTTAGGGAGAATGCAAAATGA
- a CDS encoding RAMP superfamily CRISPR-associated protein encodes MIDLSKLHPNEVINIPLTAIIDSALCVGAGGSDGSLADKPIVRNAEGRMIIPGSQVKGRLRHECEKLAKGLGWQIFESPKADILCPNEEQVSSQFHSDYKLEGYKGHHCFVSQIFGNPILPSRIVVDDLICQLSREDLPEIIRPGVTINRRRRIAEEKKLYFLETSPPHNQLEFSGEIHLLPGCPEYAEALILAALRHIHALGGSKSAGLGWLSWKDLKTLSKDVQGWEKLLPKVKYAAN; translated from the coding sequence ATGATAGATTTAAGCAAGTTACACCCAAATGAAGTTATAAATATTCCCTTAACAGCCATAATTGATAGTGCTTTGTGTGTCGGTGCTGGCGGTTCCGATGGTTCCCTCGCAGATAAACCCATAGTCCGCAACGCCGAAGGAAGAATGATTATTCCCGGTTCTCAAGTGAAAGGAAGACTGCGCCATGAGTGCGAAAAACTGGCGAAGGGGTTAGGATGGCAAATTTTTGAATCCCCCAAAGCTGATATTCTTTGTCCCAATGAAGAACAAGTAAGTAGCCAATTTCACTCTGACTATAAATTGGAAGGTTACAAAGGTCATCATTGTTTCGTTTCTCAAATCTTCGGTAATCCCATACTTCCATCCCGCATTGTGGTAGATGATTTGATTTGTCAGCTATCACGGGAGGATTTACCAGAAATTATCCGTCCTGGTGTGACAATAAATCGCCGTCGTCGCATCGCAGAAGAGAAAAAACTCTATTTTCTCGAAACTTCTCCACCCCATAATCAATTGGAATTTTCGGGAGAAATTCATTTATTACCAGGGTGTCCAGAGTACGCCGAGGCTTTGATTTTAGCAGCTTTGCGTCATATTCATGCTTTAGGCGGCAGTAAATCGGCTGGGTTGGGTTGGCTGAGTTGGAAAGATTTAAAAACATTATCAAAAGATGTTCAAGGATGGGAGAAGTTGTTACCCAAGGTGAAATATGCAGCGAATTAA